In Lacerta agilis isolate rLacAgi1 chromosome 1, rLacAgi1.pri, whole genome shotgun sequence, the following proteins share a genomic window:
- the STON2 gene encoding stonin-2 isoform X2 codes for MMTQDCNWNRVAWEIQPDGQDNSSSLLEDEELGMETTSWQLNSTSVNGHSETPTTARFPSWVTFDDNEVSCNSPSTLSPPLVATAAAAVTTTQITDVNSLTLSSSFKKRDRPRSALADLPKIQKLDLSSITSLPSFSGTPPWSATNPFLDESLRDVQPSPINPFSSFFEERDRHSQTSPISGRNQRDSLIILHQEPDCISFNEPSKHLRHRDAVEQLKQLQIGDPDQLSSPTLPDDDPTVPTELYSTVSFLGPPPRKDGWPMMLRIPEKKNIMSSRHWGPIYVKLTESRYLQLFYEKGLEKPFKEFKLDISHEISEPKLQNYDENGRIHSVRIDRITYKEKRKYQPKPAVSHIAEREQVIKLGTTSYEDFLSFIRAVQDTLMDLPASSTDLSTVGLNYQEEEITVDVKDEFYGTLAKRDNRILQHNVLTRVHVLTFLSGLAECRLGLNDVLVKGNEIVSRQDIMPTTTTKWIKLYDCQFHSCVEEEAFASARVIQFNPLDACRFELMRFRSVFSEKTLPFTLRVAASINGAEVELQSWLMMSPGFSSNRDPLTQVPCENVMVRYPVPQEWVKNFRRDSVLGEKSLKAKVNKSASFGSTSVSGSEPVMRVTLGTAKYEHAFNSIVWRINRLPDKNSASGHPHCFFCHLELGSDREVPSNFVRYVDVEFDMPTTSASKATIRSISVEGKTDVRKWVNYSAHYSYKVEIEQKKNLNPDVMEEHTDNPKDCAVQ; via the exons ATGATGACGCAAGACTGCAACTGGAATAGAGTGGcttgggaaatccagccagatgggcagg ACAATTCCTCATCCCTTCTCGAAGATGAAGAGCTAGGCATGGAGACCACCAGCTGGCAGCTGAATAGCACATCTGTAAATGGCCATAGTGAAACCCCAACAACAGCTCGTTTCCCCAGCTGGGTGACTTTTGATGACAATGAAGTCAGCTGCAATTCTCCATCAACTTTATCCCCACCATTAgtagcaactgcagcagcagcagtcacaacAACACAGATCACAGATGTGAACTCTCTTACCCTCTCCTCATCCTTTAAGAAAAGGGATCGCCCCAGAAGTGCATTGGCTGACCTCCCTAAAATTCAGAAACTAGATCTTTCCTCAATAACCAGCTTGCCTTCGTTTAGTGGGACACCCCCTTGGAGTGCTACTAACCCTTTCCTTGACGAATCCCTGAGGGATGTTCAGCCTTCTCCTATCAACCCGTTCAGCTCTTTCTTTGAAGAACGGGACAGGCATTCTCAAACCTCTCCCATTTCTGGTAGAAACCAGAGAGACTCCCTCATTATCCTCCATCAAGAGCCTGACTGCATCAGCTTTAATGAGCCCAGTAAACACCTCAGGCACAGAGATGCTGTCGAGCAGCTCAAGCAACTCCAGATCGGGGATCCAGATCAGCTGAGCAGTCCTACTTTGCCTGATGACGACCCCACAGTCCCAACTGAGCTATACAGCACTGTGTCCTTTCTGGGGCCACCTCCGCGAAAAGATGGCTGGCCAATGATGCTGAGGATACCGGAAAAGAAGAACATCATGTCATCTCGACACTGGGGGCCGATTTACGTCAAGCTGACCGAGAGCAGGTACTTGCAGCTCTTCTACGAGAAGGGATTGGAAAAGCCTTTCAAGGAATTCAAGCTTGACATCAGCCATGAGATTTCAGAACCCAAACTCCAGAATTATGATGAGAATGGGAGGATACACAGTGTGAGGATAGATCGCATCACCtacaaggaaaagaggaagtaCCAGCCAAAGCCTGCTGTCTCTCACATAGCGGAGAGGGAGCAGGTTATCAAGCTGGGTACCACCAGCTATGAAGACTTCCTCAGCTTCATCAGGGCAGTCCAGGATACACTAATGGATTTGCCTGCCTCGTCAACAGACCTGAGCACAGTGGGGTTAAACTACCAAGAGGAGGAAATCACTGTGGATGTAAAGGACGAGTTCTATGGCACCTTGGCCAAAAGAGACAATAGGATTTTGCAGCACAATGTGTTGACCCGAGTGCACGTTCTCACTTTCCTTTCTGGCCTGGCAGAATGCAGGCTGGGTCTCAACGATGTCCTTGTCAAAGGGAACGAAATAGTCTCGCGGCAGGACATCATgcccactaccaccaccaagtGGATTAAACTGTACGATTGCCAGTTCCACTCCTGTGTGGAGGAGGAGGCGTTCGCCAGTGCCCGCGTCATTCAGTTTAACCCCTTGGACGCCTGCAGGTTTGAACTGATGCGCTTCAGAAGCGTGTTTTCTGAGAAAACGTTGCCTTTCACCTTGAGGGTTGCAGCTAGCATCAACGGCGCCGAGGTGGAGCTCCAGAGCTGGCTGATGATGTCTCCGGGGTTCTCCTCCAACAGAGACCCTCTTACTCAGGTCCCCTGTGAAAATGTGATGGTCCGCTACCCAGTGCCACAGGAGTGGGTGAAAAACTTCCGCAGGGATAGTGTCCTCGGGGAAAAGTCTTTGAAAGCAAAGGTGAACAAAAGTGCCAGCTTTGGATCCACCAGCGTGTCCGGTTCTGAGCCAGTAATGAGAGTAACACTAGGAACTGCCAAATATGAGCATGCCTTTAATTCCATCGTGTGGAGGATAAATCGTCTGCCCGACAAAAACTCTG CTTCTGGTCACCCACACTGCTTCTTCTGCCACCTGGAGCTTGGCTCAGACCGGGAAGTGCCTTCTAACTTTGTCCGCTATGTGGATGTGGAGTTTGACATGCCAACCACTTCAGCATCCAAAGCCACCATCCGGTCCATCTCTGTGGAAGGCAAGACAGATGTCAGGAAGTGGGTCAACTATTCAGCACATTACAGTTACAAG GTGGAGATAGAGCAGAAGAAGAACTTGAATCCAGATGTGATGGAAGAACACACTGATAACCCCAAGGATTGTGCTGTACAGTGA